In Patescibacteria group bacterium, a single genomic region encodes these proteins:
- the infC gene encoding translation initiation factor IF-3, with translation MSTVNHRINHQIRVAELRVIGPVGENFGVISLKDALDKALAAGLDLIEISPNAVPPIAKIMDYGKFQYDQNKKLKAAKAKAHVIEVKNVQVKIGTGEHDLALKAKKASEWLKEGHRIKIDLFLTGRSKYMEFNFLKERLERILKLITEEYTIAEAPKKALKGLTVIIEKK, from the coding sequence GTGAGCACCGTAAATCACAGGATAAATCATCAAATTCGAGTCGCGGAGCTTCGCGTCATCGGTCCTGTCGGGGAGAACTTCGGGGTCATTTCCCTCAAGGACGCCCTCGACAAAGCCCTGGCAGCGGGTCTTGATCTCATCGAAATCTCTCCGAACGCCGTCCCGCCGATCGCGAAGATCATGGACTACGGAAAGTTTCAGTACGATCAGAACAAAAAGCTCAAGGCGGCCAAGGCGAAAGCCCACGTCATCGAAGTGAAGAATGTCCAAGTGAAGATCGGCACCGGCGAACACGATCTTGCATTGAAAGCGAAAAAGGCATCGGAATGGCTGAAGGAGGGACATCGAATCAAAATCGACCTCTTCCTCACCGGCCGCTCGAAGTACATGGAGTTCAACTTCCTGAAAGAGCGACTCGAACGCATCCTCAAGCTCATCACCGAGGAGTACACGATCGCCGAAGCGCCGAAGAAGGCTCTGAAGGGCCTCACCGTTATCATCGAGAAGAAATAG
- a CDS encoding NYN domain-containing protein — MPPQRENNYAFIDTQNLICGVERLGWLVDFEKLHRYLADKYRVTKAFLFIGYVEKFSNSYAFLEKIGYDVCFKPVVIDEFGKPKANIDADLVLKTVLEKGNYTKAVIVTGDGDFYSLVEHLLQEEKLEVVLCPNMQICSSLLKRSVPGRITDLSSARTQISQVPRK, encoded by the coding sequence GTGCCACCACAAAGAGAAAATAACTACGCTTTTATAGATACCCAGAACCTCATTTGTGGCGTAGAGAGGCTTGGCTGGCTAGTGGATTTTGAAAAGTTGCACCGCTACCTTGCCGATAAATATCGAGTAACGAAGGCATTTTTGTTCATTGGCTACGTTGAAAAGTTTTCAAACTCTTACGCATTCCTAGAGAAGATAGGCTACGATGTTTGCTTCAAACCAGTCGTTATTGATGAATTTGGGAAACCGAAAGCAAATATTGATGCTGACCTAGTCCTGAAGACTGTCCTAGAGAAGGGAAATTATACAAAAGCAGTCATTGTGACTGGTGATGGAGATTTCTACTCACTCGTTGAACACTTATTGCAGGAAGAGAAGTTGGAGGTCGTCCTTTGTCCAAATATGCAGATATGCTCGAGCTTGCTGAAACGGTCGGTACCCGGCCGCATTACCGACCTCTCTAGTGCGAGGACTCAAATATCGCAAGTTCCCCGTAAATGA
- a CDS encoding recombinase family protein translates to MLKNKKIQQQKSVYEDREGLVYARVSSKRQEIEGTGLVSQEGRCVKELSTLGIPHTKTFPDSYTGGGDFMNRPAMRKLLAYIDANPDKRYVVVFDDLKRFARDVEFHLKLRAAFKVRNIVLRCLNYNFDESPEGRFSELIMAGQAELERHQNHRQVTQKQRARLELGYWAYGSKRGYKMTKDHAHGMLSLPTKDGLELLKPAREQFAKGFLRSRVDVCRFLLKKGFWKGSNPDKYISRISAVMKDPFYAGYIEYPKRGVERRLGKHEGIISIETFELIQKRLRKEDSGIRVRLDVRDDFPLRGLLLCNECGSHLTSGWSKGRNKKHPYYLCQKKDCSFYRKSLKKKDVEDRFKILLKKCVLKKEVDALLKVVFDGVWQDEVGKLKKEEAERNTKKKSIEEDIGKLAISSSKTGVEAAKRAYEDQIEILSTELENLGSGSVGEIDLTIPYRTALDKVSTLLKSPYKIWTSLDAREKQETFFFIFNEKLHYDKNTGYRTDKIPAAVRLFEDFVASNSMDVEMGGIEPPCRRV, encoded by the coding sequence ATGTTAAAAAACAAAAAGATACAACAACAAAAAAGTGTTTACGAGGACAGGGAGGGTCTCGTTTACGCACGCGTCTCAAGTAAGAGACAGGAGATTGAGGGGACAGGCTTAGTAAGTCAGGAGGGGAGATGTGTAAAAGAACTATCGACATTAGGTATTCCACACACAAAGACTTTTCCCGATAGTTATACAGGCGGAGGTGATTTTATGAATCGTCCGGCTATGCGAAAGCTCCTTGCTTACATAGACGCAAATCCCGACAAGAGATATGTTGTTGTGTTCGACGATCTCAAGCGTTTTGCTCGCGACGTGGAATTTCATTTGAAATTAAGAGCTGCTTTCAAGGTACGTAATATCGTATTAAGGTGTTTGAACTATAATTTTGATGAAAGTCCAGAGGGACGCTTCTCAGAATTAATTATGGCGGGACAAGCAGAACTTGAGAGGCACCAAAATCACAGGCAGGTTACTCAAAAGCAACGAGCGAGATTGGAATTGGGTTACTGGGCCTATGGTAGCAAGAGGGGCTATAAAATGACTAAGGATCATGCGCACGGAATGTTGTCTCTGCCCACAAAAGACGGCTTGGAACTGCTCAAGCCGGCACGCGAGCAGTTCGCTAAAGGCTTCTTGAGGAGTAGGGTCGATGTATGTCGGTTTTTGCTTAAAAAGGGATTTTGGAAAGGTAGTAATCCTGATAAGTATATAAGCCGTATCAGTGCTGTAATGAAGGATCCGTTTTATGCAGGCTATATTGAATATCCGAAGCGGGGAGTTGAAAGAAGGCTCGGTAAACACGAGGGGATAATATCAATCGAGACCTTTGAACTAATTCAGAAAAGATTGCGCAAGGAAGATTCGGGTATTCGCGTGCGATTGGACGTAAGAGACGACTTTCCGCTAAGGGGTCTTCTTTTGTGTAATGAATGCGGAAGTCATCTTACTTCCGGTTGGTCGAAAGGGCGAAACAAGAAGCATCCTTACTATCTTTGTCAAAAGAAAGATTGTTCCTTTTACAGAAAATCTCTAAAAAAGAAGGATGTTGAAGATCGTTTCAAGATTCTTCTTAAAAAGTGCGTTCTTAAGAAAGAAGTCGACGCATTATTAAAGGTTGTGTTTGATGGGGTGTGGCAAGACGAAGTCGGTAAACTCAAGAAAGAGGAAGCTGAGCGAAACACCAAGAAAAAGTCGATAGAGGAGGACATTGGAAAACTAGCAATTTCTTCGTCGAAGACAGGTGTAGAAGCCGCTAAGAGAGCTTATGAGGATCAAATTGAAATTCTTTCAACGGAGCTTGAGAATCTCGGGTCGGGTTCAGTAGGCGAGATCGATCTGACAATTCCTTATCGAACCGCTCTGGATAAAGTATCCACACTGCTTAAAAGCCCATACAAGATATGGACTTCCTTGGATGCGCGAGAAAAACAGGAGACGTTCTTCTTCATTTTCAATGAGAAATTGCATTACGACAAAAACACCGGTTATCGAACCGATAAAATACCAGCAGCCGTAAGGCTTTTTGAGGACTTTGTGGCTTCAAACTCTATGGATGTGGAGATGGGAGGAATTGAACCCCCGTGCAGAAGAGTCTAG
- a CDS encoding MBL fold metallo-hydrolase, with the protein MNDQANKPRLTFYGGVGVVTGANFLLETLESKRILVDCGLEQGSPESSRRNRKAFEYDPAGIDYLFITHAHLDHVGRIGKLVKDGFQGVIYSTPETKALAELIMEDAVGLLAREAQRDGVLPLYEAKDVGAAIGLWKTVEYHTQFQVCEGVSVYLRDAGHILGSAMIEFTIKSASTGKGVAGEPRKILFTGDLGNSPTPLLKDTESIAGSDADYMVMESVYGDRNHEPTSERKEKLKRVINETVARRGVVVIPAFSVERTQVILYELNNMVDCGQIPQVPVYVDSPLAIKVTDIYKKSTRFFNQAAQSDAGEGDHQLFNFPRLKYVPTNEGSRAIENMPGPKIIIAGSGMSAGGRVIHHEAEYLPDEKNTILLVGYQSIGTLGRQLLDGHKTVRINERDIRVKAHIETIYGYSSHKDSDHLVEFVGEAAPSLKKVFVAMGEPKASLFLVQKLRDNVGVDAEMPERAVAYEIK; encoded by the coding sequence ATGAACGACCAAGCGAACAAGCCGCGCCTCACATTTTACGGCGGGGTGGGGGTGGTGACGGGTGCGAATTTTTTGCTCGAAACGTTGGAAAGTAAGCGCATTCTCGTGGATTGCGGCCTCGAGCAGGGCTCGCCGGAGTCGTCGCGCCGCAATCGCAAGGCTTTTGAATATGACCCGGCTGGCATCGACTACCTCTTTATCACGCACGCACATCTCGATCATGTTGGTCGTATTGGTAAGTTGGTGAAAGACGGTTTCCAGGGCGTCATTTATTCGACGCCGGAGACTAAGGCACTGGCAGAATTGATCATGGAAGACGCGGTTGGACTGCTCGCTCGAGAAGCGCAGCGTGATGGCGTGTTGCCGCTGTATGAAGCGAAAGATGTCGGCGCTGCGATCGGCTTGTGGAAGACAGTCGAATACCACACACAATTTCAAGTCTGCGAGGGTGTGTCCGTGTACCTGCGCGATGCCGGGCATATTTTGGGGTCGGCAATGATTGAGTTTACGATCAAAAGTGCAAGCACCGGAAAGGGTGTGGCGGGCGAGCCACGAAAAATCCTCTTCACCGGCGACCTTGGCAATTCGCCGACGCCGTTGCTGAAGGATACTGAATCGATCGCGGGTTCTGACGCCGACTACATGGTGATGGAAAGCGTGTATGGCGACCGCAACCACGAGCCGACGAGCGAGCGAAAAGAGAAGTTGAAGCGTGTGATCAACGAAACCGTCGCACGCCGCGGCGTGGTAGTGATTCCGGCGTTTTCTGTGGAGCGTACGCAGGTGATCTTGTATGAGCTCAACAACATGGTGGATTGTGGGCAGATCCCGCAGGTGCCAGTGTATGTCGATTCGCCCCTTGCGATAAAAGTCACCGATATTTACAAAAAGTCGACGCGCTTTTTCAACCAAGCCGCACAGTCCGATGCGGGGGAGGGGGATCATCAGCTCTTCAATTTTCCGCGCCTCAAATATGTGCCGACCAATGAAGGGTCACGCGCCATCGAAAATATGCCGGGTCCGAAGATCATCATTGCCGGTTCAGGGATGTCGGCTGGCGGGCGCGTGATCCATCATGAGGCGGAATATTTGCCGGACGAGAAGAACACGATTTTGCTGGTCGGATATCAGAGTATCGGCACGCTCGGACGTCAGCTCCTCGATGGTCATAAGACGGTGCGGATCAACGAACGCGATATTCGCGTGAAGGCGCACATCGAAACCATCTACGGCTATTCGTCACACAAGGATTCGGATCATTTGGTGGAATTTGTCGGTGAAGCTGCGCCGTCGCTAAAGAAGGTGTTTGTGGCAATGGGGGAGCCGAAGGCGTCACTCTTTTTGGTGCAGAAGTTGCGGGATAATGTGGGGGTTGATGCGGAGATGCCGGAGAGGGCGGTGGCGTACGAGATTAAATAG
- a CDS encoding class F sortase codes for MPLQLRIPRIEVDAPFEPVGVLADGSMGVPKQAERVGWYAFGPRPGERGRAVVAGHRGWKNGMAVFDRLSELRVGDTILVADADNIWRTFIVRGSKVFGPTDNTEEVFGRGAVSRKNGVFLNLITCEGEWDRSAGQFTKRLVVFAEGV; via the coding sequence ATGCCTTTACAGCTCCGAATCCCGAGGATCGAGGTGGATGCGCCCTTTGAGCCAGTAGGAGTATTGGCCGACGGTAGCATGGGTGTGCCTAAACAAGCCGAGCGAGTGGGATGGTATGCCTTTGGTCCACGGCCAGGTGAGCGCGGGCGTGCCGTGGTGGCGGGACATCGTGGGTGGAAAAATGGCATGGCCGTGTTTGATCGGTTGAGCGAGCTCCGCGTTGGCGACACGATTTTAGTGGCCGATGCGGACAATATTTGGCGCACGTTCATTGTGCGTGGCAGCAAGGTGTTTGGGCCAACAGACAATACGGAAGAAGTGTTCGGACGCGGTGCTGTGTCACGAAAAAATGGCGTCTTTCTCAACCTCATCACCTGCGAGGGTGAGTGGGATCGTTCGGCTGGACAATTCACGAAGCGGCTCGTGGTGTTTGCGGAGGGGGTGTAA
- a CDS encoding GNAT family N-acetyltransferase — MQITYSFIETFSELQEDDTGQIASLLSQLSPQRQFSPSQLRRAMMFGSLCVARDTDSSGKIVGMALLVYRHTALYSSGTIESVVVDDAYRGQKIGKELMNHLIEKARRYPGSLAHLDLTSNPARVAANALYKKLGFTLRETNSYRMIL; from the coding sequence ATGCAAATCACCTACTCCTTCATCGAAACATTCAGCGAGCTCCAGGAGGACGACACGGGGCAAATAGCCTCATTACTCTCCCAGCTCTCACCCCAAAGGCAATTTTCGCCGAGCCAGCTTCGTCGAGCCATGATGTTCGGCTCGCTTTGCGTCGCTCGCGACACAGACAGCTCGGGCAAGATCGTCGGCATGGCATTGCTTGTGTATCGACACACCGCGCTGTATAGCTCTGGCACGATCGAAAGCGTGGTCGTCGACGATGCATATCGCGGACAAAAGATCGGAAAAGAATTGATGAATCATCTGATCGAAAAAGCCCGACGCTATCCTGGCTCGTTGGCACATCTCGACCTCACCTCGAATCCAGCTCGCGTCGCGGCGAACGCTCTCTACAAAAAATTGGGCTTCACGCTCCGCGAGACAAACAGTTATCGGATGATCCTCTGA
- a CDS encoding Mov34/MPN/PAD-1 family protein yields the protein MIPIHLKKVKGAAAAPETTHYVVARNGLFVSKKMGWVDATVPVAEACALRVQYPSAKLLLPKLPGEIIAKALKLAKAVYDVSESEVCLLLHHGEKTGYQLTVPEQQVTLVTADYDASGRLPGALCIGTIHSHGRLHAFHSETDHTDEDTADGVHITLGNVDRYPKFSLSAELAINGNRFPVETGWFEGVTPEREGLYRIAWPDIDSWEVPKEWLDLVKHRKGFL from the coding sequence ATGATACCGATCCATCTCAAGAAAGTGAAAGGTGCCGCAGCGGCGCCTGAGACGACCCACTACGTCGTGGCCAGAAATGGCCTCTTCGTTAGTAAGAAGATGGGGTGGGTAGATGCAACGGTGCCTGTGGCCGAAGCGTGCGCGCTCAGGGTGCAATACCCTTCAGCAAAATTACTCTTGCCGAAGCTGCCTGGGGAGATCATTGCGAAAGCTCTAAAGCTGGCGAAAGCCGTCTACGATGTCTCCGAAAGCGAGGTTTGTCTGCTCCTGCATCACGGAGAAAAAACAGGCTACCAGCTCACGGTCCCTGAACAACAAGTGACCCTAGTGACGGCTGACTACGACGCCTCCGGACGGCTCCCTGGAGCGCTTTGTATCGGAACGATTCATTCGCACGGCCGGCTTCACGCCTTCCATTCTGAAACTGACCACACTGACGAAGACACTGCGGATGGGGTCCATATTACCCTTGGTAACGTGGACCGGTATCCAAAGTTTTCTCTGTCGGCGGAATTAGCGATCAATGGAAACAGGTTTCCCGTAGAGACCGGCTGGTTCGAGGGTGTTACCCCAGAACGAGAAGGTTTGTATCGGATCGCTTGGCCGGACATTGATAGTTGGGAGGTTCCCAAAGAGTGGCTCGACCTCGTCAAACACAGAAAGGGATTCCTATGA
- a CDS encoding AAA family ATPase → MKIRNIEIKNFRNISKADISFGDLNVFTGRNSSGKSNFLLAISSALKIKTDYTQEFGGNNVTIGQGLRTTSLKTSIENKSARTCFVGGNQVDEQTDFFCVETEAMIFEKVLDKNSFSTLHKLFFTGKQYVNRDREIKWSAFAKDNSLFEKGAVTMKDTLVYEKNFSKTENIGDTNIIQSNPIKNPQGDNYFAIFEHLQNSVVSQFRPKFLSVDMGNITTALSLHKYVTDKGNEQIYQEALRRLKDGGVPSNKTSLENSEFIFLISDIEKNKIIKEKFANDLNLYTKGIVRGVSINSKGSLSVSSPNGPDGIWTISNGTSVLVFFITLLNWINLRSLERSYQLPHVLLLDETDSIVHPTILIEFIEVLRALSRRVQIFITTHSPYFLDGFSTEEIFYIKDAASIAGDVVVEGANRCNIYNYKTIIENLSPKEQKYISDKKNSELFCQGTIEGIFPVKEV, encoded by the coding sequence ATGAAAATTAGAAATATTGAGATTAAGAACTTTAGGAATATTAGTAAGGCCGATATCTCCTTCGGCGATCTTAATGTTTTTACGGGCAGAAATTCAAGTGGTAAATCCAATTTTCTGTTGGCAATTAGTTCTGCACTGAAAATTAAAACTGACTACACTCAAGAGTTTGGCGGCAATAATGTTACTATCGGTCAAGGGCTTCGAACTACTTCGTTGAAGACCTCAATAGAGAATAAGAGTGCAAGAACTTGTTTTGTTGGCGGAAATCAGGTGGACGAACAGACTGATTTTTTTTGTGTCGAGACCGAGGCGATGATATTCGAAAAAGTTTTAGATAAAAATAGCTTCTCGACCTTACACAAACTCTTTTTTACTGGTAAGCAATACGTAAATAGGGATCGTGAGATAAAATGGTCAGCCTTTGCAAAAGATAACTCTCTTTTTGAAAAAGGTGCAGTAACGATGAAGGATACCCTTGTTTACGAAAAGAATTTTTCGAAGACAGAAAACATAGGTGATACTAATATCATCCAGTCGAATCCGATAAAAAACCCGCAGGGCGACAATTATTTTGCCATATTTGAACATTTACAAAACAGCGTTGTTTCCCAGTTTAGACCGAAGTTTCTTAGTGTCGATATGGGTAACATAACGACCGCTTTGTCACTTCATAAATATGTAACGGACAAAGGGAATGAGCAGATTTATCAGGAAGCTTTGAGACGACTCAAGGATGGAGGTGTTCCTTCTAACAAAACCAGCCTTGAAAACTCTGAGTTTATTTTCTTGATAAGCGATATAGAAAAAAATAAAATAATAAAAGAAAAATTTGCTAATGATCTGAACCTTTACACCAAGGGAATAGTTCGAGGAGTGTCGATTAATTCAAAGGGGTCTTTGTCTGTCTCGTCGCCAAACGGTCCTGATGGTATATGGACAATCTCCAACGGAACATCCGTTTTGGTGTTTTTTATTACCTTACTTAACTGGATTAATCTGAGATCCTTGGAAAGGAGCTATCAATTACCTCACGTCCTTCTCCTGGACGAGACTGATTCGATCGTTCATCCGACTATTCTCATAGAGTTTATTGAGGTTTTAAGAGCATTGTCGAGAAGGGTTCAAATCTTCATAACAACACACTCCCCTTATTTTTTGGATGGTTTTTCTACCGAGGAGATATTCTATATAAAGGACGCGGCTTCTATTGCCGGAGACGTTGTGGTAGAGGGTGCAAATAGATGTAATATTTATAATTACAAGACAATCATCGAAAATTTGTCACCGAAGGAGCAGAAGTACATTTCCGATAAGAAAAATTCGGAATTATTTTGCCAGGGGACAATCGAAGGAATTTTTCCAGTAAAAGAAGTATGA
- a CDS encoding ThiF family adenylyltransferase — MKVIGLGGIGSNLISPLCRYLDSLADRNIQVVVIDGDSYEARNADRQEFLDVGNKAEVTAARMRRDFPGLAIEAKSEYVTEENIFFMINNGDTVFLGVDNHATRKLVSDRCRELEEVTLISGGNELTDGNVQIYLRNGGKDLTPPITHLHPEIAQPQDRNPAEMSCEELAASGVPQLIFTNLAAAVHMLSAFWMVSAVLAGKQKLVYSEQFFDVRTGNTQAFLRKPEGNQRKAT, encoded by the coding sequence ATGAAAGTGATCGGACTCGGCGGTATTGGTAGCAACCTGATATCACCCTTGTGCCGGTATCTCGATTCGCTCGCTGACCGCAACATCCAGGTCGTCGTCATTGACGGCGACTCTTACGAAGCCAGAAACGCCGACCGCCAAGAATTCTTGGATGTCGGAAACAAAGCAGAGGTCACGGCCGCGAGAATGAGGCGGGATTTCCCCGGCCTCGCTATCGAAGCAAAATCGGAATACGTGACCGAAGAAAATATCTTCTTCATGATCAACAACGGCGACACCGTGTTCCTGGGGGTGGATAACCATGCCACCCGCAAACTGGTGTCCGACCGCTGTCGGGAATTGGAGGAGGTCACACTGATCTCGGGTGGAAATGAGCTGACCGACGGAAATGTTCAGATCTATCTCCGTAACGGAGGAAAGGATCTGACGCCGCCGATCACGCATCTCCACCCCGAGATCGCGCAGCCGCAGGATCGGAATCCGGCGGAAATGAGCTGCGAAGAGCTCGCTGCGAGCGGAGTGCCTCAACTGATCTTTACCAACCTGGCCGCGGCCGTTCATATGCTCTCCGCATTTTGGATGGTCTCCGCGGTCTTGGCAGGAAAGCAAAAGTTGGTATACTCCGAGCAGTTCTTCGATGTGAGAACCGGCAACACCCAAGCCTTCCTGCGCAAGCCGGAGGGCAACCAAAGAAAGGCAACATGA
- the rplT gene encoding 50S ribosomal protein L20, which translates to MVRVKKATNALKTRKNVLKQVKGYRFGRSTKERMAYEAISHAGAYAFAHRRDKKGVMRRLWIVKMNAALDPMGLSYSKFIGAMKKQNIEVDRKIMAHLAEFHPETFKRVVAQVK; encoded by the coding sequence ATGGTACGCGTAAAGAAAGCAACAAATGCCCTCAAGACCCGCAAAAATGTCCTCAAGCAGGTCAAGGGTTATCGATTTGGCCGAAGCACCAAGGAGCGCATGGCATACGAGGCCATCTCTCACGCTGGTGCCTACGCCTTCGCTCACCGACGCGACAAAAAGGGTGTAATGCGACGCTTGTGGATCGTGAAGATGAACGCCGCACTCGACCCTATGGGCCTTTCATACAGCAAGTTCATCGGCGCAATGAAGAAGCAGAACATCGAAGTCGACCGAAAGATCATGGCGCACCTCGCGGAGTTCCATCCGGAGACTTTCAAGCGAGTAGTGGCGCAGGTTAAATAA